In a genomic window of Sarcophilus harrisii chromosome 4, mSarHar1.11, whole genome shotgun sequence:
- the LOC100920471 gene encoding keratin-associated protein 1-4-like produces MACCNSCSTSFCGFPSCSMEGNCGSSCCQDSCGSSCCQQGGCGFGSGFSSGFGSGAGCAPPCETTCTTRCYQPPCCGCVSCRTRWCRPDCRVEGTCLPPCCVVSCIPPSCCQLHHAQASCCRPSYCGQSCCRPACCCYCCEPTC; encoded by the coding sequence ATGGCCTGCTGCAACTCCTGCTCCACCAGCTTCTGTGGCTTCCCCAGCTGTTCTATGGAGGGAAACTGTGGATCTAGCTGCTGCCAAGACAGCTGTGGGTCCAGTTGCTGCCAACAGGGAGGCTGTGGGTTTGGCTCTGGGTTTAGCTCTGGGTTTGGCTCTGGGGCTGGCTGTGCACCTCCTTGTGAGACCACTTGCACAACCAGGTGTTACCAGCCCCCATGCTGCGGATGCGTGAGCTGCCGCACCAGGTGGTGCCGCCCAGACTGCAGAGTTGAGGGTACTTGCCTGCCACCTTGCTGTGTGGTCAGCTGCATCCCCCCATCTTGCTGCCAGCTGCACCATGCCCAGGCTTCTTGTTGCCGCCCATCCTACTGTGGACAGTCTTGCTGCCGTCCAgcctgctgctgctactgctgtgAGCCCACTTGCTGA
- the LOC100920213 gene encoding keratin-associated protein 1-3-like, whose amino-acid sequence MACCNSCSTSFCGFPSCSTGGNCGSSCCQDSCGTGCCQQGGCGTSCGTCCCQQGGCGIGSGIGSGAGCAPPCETTCTTRCYQPPCCGCESCRTRWCRPDCRVEGTCLPPCCVVSCTPPSCCQLHHAQASCCRPSYCGQSCCRPACCCYCCEPTC is encoded by the coding sequence ATGGCCTGTTGCAACTCCTGCTCCACCAGCTTCTGTGGTTTCCCCAGTTGCTCTACTGGGGGGAACTGTGGGTCTAGCTGTTGCCAAGACAGCTGTGGGACCGGCTGCTGCCAACAGGGAGGTTGTGGAACCAGCTGTGGGACTTGCTGCTGCCAACAGGGTGGCTGTGGGATTGGCTCCGGGATTGGCTCTGGGGCTGGCTGTGCACCTCCTTGTGAGACCACTTGCACAACCAGGTGTTACCAGCCCCCATGCTGCGGATGTGAGAGCTGCCGTACCAGGTGGTGCCGCCCAGACTGCAGAGTTGAGGGTACTTGCCTGCCACCTTGCTGTGTGGTCAGCTGCACTCCTCCATCTTGCTGCCAGCTGCACCATGCCCAGGCTTCTTGCTGCCGCCCATCCTACTGTGGACAGTCTTGCTGCCGTCCAgcctgctgctgctactgctgtgAGCCCACCTGCTGA